GCCGCACGCTGAACGACTCGTTCGTGATCCTCGACGAGGCGCAGAACACGACGCGCGAGCAGATGAAGATGTTCTTGACGCGTCTCGGCTTCGGCTCGCGCGCCGTGATCACCGGCGACGTGACGCAGATCGACCTGCCGTTCGGCAAGGCGTCGGGCCTGATCGAGGCGCGCGAGATCCTGAAGGGCATCGAGGGCATCCGCTTCGTGCAGTTCGACGAGCGCGACGTCGTGCGTCACCGCCTGGTGCAGCAGATCATCGCCGCTTACGACCGTGCCCCGGCCCCGTAGCGGAGCCGAGCGGCGACCCGCGCCGATCGTCGTCCGGGTCGCGGCGGAGCGCGGCATGGCGAAGCACGCGCCGCTCCTGCGTCGGATCGCGCGCGAGAGCCTGCGCCACATGGGCGAGCACGGCACCGAGCTCTCGATCGCGCTCGTCGGCGACGAGGAGATGCACCGCCTGAACCGCGACTTCCGCGGCAAGGACCGCACGACCGACGTGCTCGCGTTCGCGCAGCGCGAGGGCGAGGGCGTGCAGGCGCCGCTCGATGGCGCGCCGGCGCTGCTCGGCGACGTCGTCATCTCGCTGCCGACCGCCGAGCGCCAGGCGGCCGAGCGCGGGCACGCGCTCGAGCGCGAGCTCACCGAGCTGCTGGTGCACGGGATCCTCCACCTGCTGGGCTACGACCACGAGCGCTCGCCGGCCGAGGCGCGGCGGATGTTCGGCAAGCAGCGCGAGCTGGTGCAGGCGGTCGGCGGCGCGAAGTAGCGGGCGTCGGCATTCCCGCGCCAAGCGGCCGAGGCAGCTTTGCGTCCGCTCGTGCCGCCCGCTGACAGCGGTTGGCGGTCGTGTGCGGGACGGCGCGACGCCGACGCGGAGCTGGTGTTGCCCGGCGCCGTGGAAGATGGTTGATTCGCGCCCTGCGCGACGCGCAGCGAAGGCGCTCCCCCGTCTCGTCATGGCCGTGCAGACGTCGCCGCGCATCCCGTACGTCGCAGCTCTCGATGGCATCCGCGGCGTGGCGCTGGTCGCGATGCTCGTCTACCACGCCGACAAGAGCGTGGTCGGCGGCGGCTACCTGAGCGTCTCGACCTTCTTCACGCTCTCCGGCTTTTTGATCACGACGCTGCTGCTGGTCGAGACGGCGTCGAGCGGCCGGATCGACCTGGTGCGCTTCTGGGCGCGGCGCCTGCGCAGGCTGATGCCCGCCGCTCTGCTCGGCATCGCGCTTGCCGCCTGCTTCACGCTGCTCGCGGGGACCACGGATCAGCTTTCCCGCTTCCGCTGGGACGGCCTCGGGGCGCTGTTCTACTTCGCGAACATCCGCTTCATGACGACGGGGCAGACCTACTGGGAGATCTTCACCCGCCCGTCGCCGCTCCAGCACTACTGGAGCTTGTCGATCGAAGAGCAGTTCTACGCCGTCTACCCGCTGCTCCTCGTCGCCATGATGGGGCTCGCGCGCCTGCCGCTGCGGAGCCTGCGGCTCGTGCTGGCCGTGCTCGCGTGCCTGTCGACGGCGATCATGATCGGGCTCGCCACGAGCGGCGTCGCGCCCTCGCGGCTCTACTACGGAACCGACACGCGCGCTGCGGAGTTTCTCGTCGGCGCCCTCCTGGCGACGCTGCTGGTCCGCGACGGACGCATCCAGCCGTGGCGCGGACGTGGCTACGTCGCGATCACGGTCGCGGCCATCGCCTACGTCATCGCGTGCGTGCTCCTGGTCCAGGAAGACTCGCCGTTCCTCTACCGCGGAGGCTTCGCGCTGTATGCGCTCTGCAACGCCGCGCTGCTCAACGCGGCGCTGCAGCCCGGCGTCGTGTCGTCGGTGCTCTCGTGGGAGCCCTTCCGGCGCCTCGGGGTGGTGTCGTACGGCGTCTACATCTACCACTGGCCGATCTACCTTTGGCTTGACGAGAGCCGCACCGGCTTGGGCGGGCTCGAGCTGTTCGCGCTCCGCATCGGCGTGACCTTCGCGATCGCGGTGGTGTCCTACGTCGCGCTCGAGAGACCGGTGCGCGAGCGCCGCTGGCCGACGGGCTGGGTGGCGCGTCTCGCGGCCCCGGTCGCGGTCGCCGCGGTGGCCGTGGTCGTCGTCACGACGACGGCCGGTGCGCCCGGCGCGCCCCCGGCGAAGCGCGCTGCACGGGCGAGCAAGATGCCCCCGCTCGGGCCGCCGTTTCCCGAAGGCCCGCTCCGCGTGCTGACGGTCGGCGATTCCATCGCCCACAACGTCGGGATCGGCTTCGCGCGGCAGGCGAAGTTCTACGGCCGACCGGTGACGGTCTGGAACCTCGCCGAGTACGGCTGCGGCATCGGACGCTGGCCGAAGCCCGGCCCGCGCCGATCGGAAGTCTGCACCGATTGGCCCCAGCGCTGGCGGGACGCGGTCGAGCGCTTCC
This window of the Candidatus Binatia bacterium genome carries:
- the ybeY gene encoding rRNA maturation RNase YbeY, which produces MAKHAPLLRRIARESLRHMGEHGTELSIALVGDEEMHRLNRDFRGKDRTTDVLAFAQREGEGVQAPLDGAPALLGDVVISLPTAERQAAERGHALERELTELLVHGILHLLGYDHERSPAEARRMFGKQRELVQAVGGAK
- a CDS encoding acyltransferase family protein yields the protein MAVQTSPRIPYVAALDGIRGVALVAMLVYHADKSVVGGGYLSVSTFFTLSGFLITTLLLVETASSGRIDLVRFWARRLRRLMPAALLGIALAACFTLLAGTTDQLSRFRWDGLGALFYFANIRFMTTGQTYWEIFTRPSPLQHYWSLSIEEQFYAVYPLLLVAMMGLARLPLRSLRLVLAVLACLSTAIMIGLATSGVAPSRLYYGTDTRAAEFLVGALLATLLVRDGRIQPWRGRGYVAITVAAIAYVIACVLLVQEDSPFLYRGGFALYALCNAALLNAALQPGVVSSVLSWEPFRRLGVVSYGVYIYHWPIYLWLDESRTGLGGLELFALRIGVTFAIAVVSYVALERPVRERRWPTGWVARLAAPVAVAAVAVVVVTTTAGAPGAPPAKRAARASKMPPLGPPFPEGPLRVLTVGDSIAHNVGIGFARQAKFYGRPVTVWNLAEYGCGIGRWPKPGPRRSEVCTDWPQRWRDAVERFRPDLVVIHSGLMDLRNREFPTGTHAPGDEVFDSWLLGEYQLAVDVTSALGARIVWLTTPCFGRTQNSPLIGTGARDPRRVKHLNDVILPTLAAARPDEVTLLDLFARLCPGGRFLEVDPRLGQVRMDSIHLTAAAATDVASWILAETFPSVQMAQGTEAAPVEASRVERAAAN